A genome region from Megalobrama amblycephala isolate DHTTF-2021 linkage group LG16, ASM1881202v1, whole genome shotgun sequence includes the following:
- the dlc gene encoding delta-like protein C, with protein MACVLLTCFLILISAHLAESSGVFELKVHSFTTTSSVCKQSEDCQIFFRVCLKHSQDIILPEPPCTYGTGMTDIFSANSISSSAHIRVPFNFKWPGIVSLIIEAWNAESSDQSTENINNMISRLATKRRLGIGEDWSQDVHLGEQSQLRFSYRVVCDEFYHGEECSDFCRPRNDAFGHFNCDAAGNRICLPGWKGDYCAEPICSSGCSEEHGYCEAPGECKCRLGWEGPLCDKCQRYPGCLHGTCNQPFQCTCKEGWGGLFCNEDLNFCTNHKPCMNDATCTNTGQGSYTCICKPGFSGKTCEIETNECDSNPCKNGGSCTDLVNDYTCTCPQGFYGKNCEVSAMTCADGPCFNGGTCMEKGTGGYSCLCPASYTGSNCEKKIDRCSSDPCANGGHCLDLGNRLTCRCRPGFTGSRCEINIDDCASNPCQNAGTCVDGINGFTCSCTLGFSGKDCSVRSDACSRMPCENGGTCYTHFSGPVCKCPSGFMGTRCEHKLKPTPATNPPLPPALAVSFTLGLITLTLVICAAIVALRQMKQGRKATSTTVRNDLESINNRVSLTPTLGREKEAFLIPGGPFKVSNKDVALRSTTVDTQTNYKQKMLDYNLSIDEKPTNNKLHMKNSESTLLVPPLNYPKEGVYHPVYIIPEHIEQCVFATEV; from the exons ATGGCTTGTGTTTTATTAACgtgttttttaattttgatatcagcGCATTTG GCTGAATCATCCGGTGTGTTTGAGTTGAAAGTGCACTCTTTCACAACCACAAGCAGTGTGTGCAAACAGTCCGAAGACTGCCAGATCTTTTTCCGCGTTTGCCTGAAACACTCACAAGACATCATTCTACCTGAGCCGCCGTGCACTTACGGCACTGGAATGACAGACATATTCAGCGCAAACTCCATCTCCAGCAGCGCGCATATCCGCGTGCCTTTCAATTTCAAGTGGCCG GGAATCGTCTCGCTGATAATCGAAGCCTGGAACGCAGAGTCCTCTGACCAGTCAACAG agAATATCAACAACATGATCAGCCGTTTGGCCACCAAAAGAAGACTCGGTATCGGTGAGGACTGGTCCCAGGACGTGCATCTTGGAGAGCAAAGCCAGCTGCGCTTTTCTTATCGCGTCGTGTGTGATGAATTCTACCACGGCGAGGAATGCTCGGATTTCTGCCGCCCACGGAATGACGCGTTCGGGCACTTCAACTGTGACGCCGCTGGAAACAGAATTTGCCTGCCTGGATGGAAAGGCGATTATTGCGCTGAAC CCATCTGCTCGTCTGGCTGTAGTGAGGAGCACGGTTATTGTGAGGCCCCCGGTGAGTGCAAGTGCCGCCTTGGGTGGGAAGGCCCCCTCTGCGACAAGTGCCAGCGATACCCGGGGTGCCTGCATGGCACCTGCAACCAGCCCTTTCAGTGCACTTGCAAGGAAGGCTGGGGCGGCCTGTTCTGCAACGAGGATCTGAACTTCTGCACCAATCACAAGCCCTGCATGAACGACGCCACCTGTACCAACACGGGCCAGGGCAGCTACACCTGCATCTGCAAGCCAGGCTTCAGTGGCAAAACCTGCGAGATTGAGACCAACGAGTGCGACAGCAACCCGTGCAAGAACGGAGGCAGTTGCACC GACCTGGTGAACGATTACACCTGCACATGCCCTCAAGGCTTCTACGGGAAGAACTGCGAGGTCAGCGCCATGACCTGTGCCGACGGACCCTGCTTCAATGGAGGAACCTGCATGGAAAAGGGAACCGGTGGCTACTCCTGCCTCTGCCCTGCCAGTTACACGGGCTCCAACTGTGAGAAGAAAATCGACCGGTGCAGCAGCGACCCCTGTGCTAATG gtggCCATTGTCTCGATTTGGGTAACAGACTGACATGCCGATGCCGCCCCGGATTCACAGGCTCACGTTGCGAAATAAACATCGACGACTGCGCAAGTAACCCCTGCCAAAACGCAGGCACCTGCGTGGATGGCATCAACGGCTTCACCTGCTCGTGCACACTTGGTTTCTCAGGCAAAGACTGTAGCGTCCGCTCTGACGCCTGCAGTCGCATGCCCTGCGAGAACGGAGGGACCTGCTACACCCACTTCTCCGGGCCCGTCTGCAAGTGCCCATCAGGCTTTATGGGCACACGTTGCGAGCATAAACTGAAGCCCACACCTGCGACCAACCCTCCTCTTCCACCGGCTCTGGCGGTCTCATTTACTCTAGGCCTCATCACTCTCACTCTTGTGATCTGCGCCGCCATCGTGGCCCTGAGACAGATGAAACAGGGCCGCAAAGCCACCTCAACCACCGTACGCAACGATCTGGAGTCCATCAACAACCGTGTGTCCTTGACCCCGACCTTAGGTAGAGAGAAGGAGGCCTTCCTCATTCCTGGTGGTCCGTTTAAGGTGTCCAATAAGGATGTGGCACTCAGATCTACCACTGTGGACACtcaaacaaattacaagcaGAAGATGTTGGACTACAATCTGAGCATTGATGAAAAACCTACAAACAACAAGCTACACAT GAAAAACTCTGAGTCTACACTGTTAGTTCCACCTTTGAACTATCCAAAAGAGGGAGTGTATCACCCTGTGTACATCATTCCTGAACACATAGAACAATGTGTATTTGCTACTGAG gtttaa